From the genome of Chelonoidis abingdonii isolate Lonesome George chromosome 13, CheloAbing_2.0, whole genome shotgun sequence:
TCTGAGCTTGAAccaaagcttttcccacactcagggcaCTTAAAGGGCTTTTCTCCTGTGTGGACTCTCTGATGTTTATTAAAGTGTGATTTGTCACgaaagtttttcccacactcattaCACTTATACggtttctctccagtgtggattctctggtgtctAATGAGTTTCAAGACCTGAACAAAGCTTTCCCCACACGTTGGGCATTTGAAAGGTCTCTCCCCTGTATGGGTTCTCTGATGTAAGAGAAGGTTTCCACGCCgactaaagcttttcccacactcgttGCATCTGTAGGGTCTCTCCCCCATGTGGGTTCTCTGGTGCGATAGAAGGTGTGAGCTCAgactaaagcttttcccacattcatTGCATATGTAGGGTCTCTCCccggtgtggattctctggtgcaATAGAAGTTGTGAGCTGtgactaaagcttttcccacattcatTGCATACATAGGGTTTCTCCTTCatgtgggttctctgatgtgaTAGAAGGTATGCATTCtgactaaagcttttcccacactcattgCATCTgtagggtctctcccctgtgtgaATTCTCTGATGTGCTAGAAGGTTTCCATGCCgactaaagcttttcccacactcattgCATCTGTAGGGTCTctccccagtgtggattctctggtgaaTAGTGAGAGTTGAGCTCTGACTAAAGCTTCTCCCACACTCGTTGCATTTGTAGGGTCTGTttcctgtgtgggttctctggtgACTAATAAAGGCTGATCTCCAGTAaaagcttttcccacagaaaCTGCATACATGGGGTCTGTCTCCACTGGGGATTCTCTTTTGAACAGTTTCTTTGATTTTCTTGACCACTCGGCTCTTGTGAGTAGATTTACACTGGTTCTCCCTTGCATAgtttctctgctgcctctctggaTTGCACTGACTTTCACGGGCTTCTCCCTGCTCAGCACACTGAGAAACATCCCCTTCAGATCTTCCTGATATCATCTCACCTGGACCAACATGCTCAGGACCTTCCTGTTGAGGATTCCCCTCCTTGTTCTCACTCACCATCCTCTCACCTGCTGGGATAGGGAAACAATCCAGACAGGAGTCACTCCCtgttctggggagggggggaaggaactTCAGAGAGGAAAAGCAAAGGTGGACCGTGATGGTTCTTGGGGTACCTAGGACTGTAAGTCATTTAGTTACCCACCTGCATCCAGCATGATGCAGATATTCTTGTGCTTAGCTGGGTGTCAGCTTGTCACAACCCAATGGCCCCCTCCGCTTAGGGAGTCCCCtgggaaggcagatcagcactGTATATTGCTAACACTGTTGCGAGcatcacaaagcattttggggaaGGTTAAAGGTGTGTGAGTGGAGAGTGGAAGGTTTCCTTGTAGGTCACAAGAGGCCAAAAATGGGGgcgaagaaaaagaaaagagcagagaATGGGTTAACTCAACACTGTAATTAACAAGCTCAGTCAGAAGACAAGAGAACTCCAGTCCAAGGCCAGCTGCTACCCGCCAAGACAGAAGGGGGAAATCCaatcttccccaccccccgacCAGCTGTGAGAAAAGAAGAATTAAGTGAGACACAGAGCTGCAAAGATAACAGTGAGACCAGTGAAGGccaagacagaaaagaaaacagtttccAGAGCCGGGATGTTTTGTGAAAGGGAAAGAGACTACAGAAAGCGGTTTGGACTAACACAAGgagcaccaggaacagaggtTGCAGAATGGAACACCCTCAAGGAAtccaggacttaaaaccctcctgagagctggagcaatTCGGAGATTACAGTGGATCCCCTAGACGACCTGGGCCCAGGGCAAGAACTCCCGTCCATCCTTTCCCTTCTTCTTCTTATGTTACACCCAGGCCTGGCCAGCTTTGGGTAGTGAGtgtgaaagtgggttagggcttggggctctaatgctttctttcttcccctgaatGACATGGGAGAGTTCTCAGCACTCTctgctgtatttttattattttattagtaaaGCTTTAAAAATTTAGACACTTGGTGTGTGCCTCGTCATCTCCTCTCCAAAAGATCCTGTGACCCCAGCCTGATCAATTGTGggctcaggcagattggtaacaagATCTGTCACAAGCTCCCTGACACTACCAGTCTGCTAGCCACTAAAGCAACCTCCTCTGGATATGCCAGCcattactttgccttgcaggtaaacaataggtgcaccctaatccccaagtccctttgaagcattcccctgtagTGTCCAGCTCCTTAAGAACTGACCATACACAAAAATACCAGATTTGCTGTCCCCAAAGGAAAAGCATACACACTAGCTGGTATGATTCAGTTCAGGATCAACATCTAGCTTAATaccacagcacttagatatatcTATAGTGAAAACCACAGTAAGTTCATTAATAAAGATTCAAGGTTCAAGTGGCAGTGAGTAAGGATATTGGAGACCTATACAAcaaaaatagaaacagaaaaacTCTTTCTAGAGACTTAACAGGCTAACCTCCTGTCTAAATAAATTTTATCTCAGCCAACGTCTTCTGCAGCATTTCAACCAAGGTTGGttgagatcctgttttcatgaagGTAGCCGAACCACctgtttacttcctaggtgcaggataaAAGGGTGTCTTCTTTGCTTTCCATTTATATACCCAAAATTCACTCTTTGTGCCCCAAGTCGGGACGACCACCTGCGGTTTGTTTTCCTGAGTGCTGCTTCCCTTTTTTCACATCTCTCCATTGACTTTGTATGTAAATGTGTATCCATGGGGCTGGATTCCAGTACTTAATTACATCTCAGCAGAGAGAGGTGACTACACTTCTCCTatctgacagaaaacctgtttgtcaacttgtcacggagtgtgggagagtcagggccctgcacccctcttcctgggattcaccgtgactctcggCCAGCCAGTAACacggaaggtttattggacaataggaacgcagtctaaaacagagcttttaGGTACAAGTAGGACCCCTCAGTCGAGTCCTtctagggggcagggagcttagaccccagccttgGGGTTCCCTGCGTTCCACCACCCAGcaaaaaactgaaaccaaaaaaccatccagcaggctctcttccctccccccagctcttccTCTAGCCTTTGTCCAGTTATccgggcaaaggtgtcacctggccccacccccttcctggctcaggttacaggcttatcCCCTGCTATCGCATCcacaatgcagacagtcccagtaaaactagacaACATTCCCCAGTCAATCCACCCCGCTCCCTACTGCGTCACACAACTCTGCCATGACACAGACTTTAAACCATATTTTCAGGATCTAGACACACCCCCTTCTGCAGGATCCATACATATATTTCACAACAATATTAATTTCCACTATGACCCCAGTTTTCATTTAAGACTGCACAGGCCATTCTTTGGTGAAACAGAATGTACTTACAAGAATCAGGACATTCCTGTAACCCCCTTACCAGCTGGCATCCTCGGGTTCTTGCATCACAGAAACAAACCAAAGTAACTGCTGGGGAGATGAACagaactccgccccttccccccccccccaaaaaaaaacccttctccagaggaaagaaagaagaggacCAAATCCACCTCCACATCACTTCTGAACACTGAAAGAAAATGGGAGCTCCAGCCAGGTGTGAGTCCTGCTGGGCAGGAAGCCACAAGGATATTACACTTGCTAACCTGGGTAAAACAAGGCAGAACAAACTCAAATAACCGCACGGGAGATAAAGCAATCAAATGCCCTCCCAGTCCTTGGTCAGGAGCAAGGACCTGCTAGCTGAAGCCCAGGCACAGTAATGAGCACAGCTGGGCCCATCTGAGCTGCCTGACAGGCCAAGCCACCAGGGGCTGAGGGGGTTAGCAGACCTGCTCTGGCTATTGTGTATTTGCCCATGGTTGTGGTAGCTCCTGCTTATTCCCAGCCTTACTCCTGTCTTGCCCGAGTCCAGGTAATGTGCTTCTATCCCTCACCTCCCATTCCTGACTTCAGCTTTAACCCTGGGTTCTGGCATCCAGCCCCAGATTCCAGTTCTGACTCTTGGCTGTAGGTTCCTGATGCTGGCTGTGACCCATGGCTCTGACTATTAggactgactcctgctctgaccattagACATGACCATCCATGTCCTGGTCCCCAACACCCTTtcccagaggagatggaggaggggaTCAATTCTGCCTCCCCTTCCTATCAGAGTatggaagggagaggggacacaCTGTCAGACAGACCCCTATGTGGTGTCTGCCATGAGGGTATAAAAACAGAGCCACTTTATCAGATTCATCACGAGTAGTCACCTTTACAGATTTCGCTTCCTCATAGCCCTGGAGActaggcagaggcaggaactggtttttcctctccctgcccctcacttTGTCCCAGGAAAGTCAGTCTGCCCCGGGGTGCTGCAGGgaatggggctgggcagggacggGAGCTGGAAACCTCCCTCCTCAAGGAttgctcctgctgcctcttccacTATCTCCCCgcaactccctcctgccccctcccctcccctcgggCGGGGAGACTCGGTTCGCTGTGCCGGAGCTCCCTCGGCTCCTGCAGGCGCTCAAAGCCGGGGGGGTCAGGgtgggcagcagctctgggactcgcAGACCCCCGCCCCCtcgggagcagagctggggcgagGGGGGGCCGCtggtgcagagtcactttcctgcccggccccagcccttcccccgggtctctcccctcacctgcaggctccggctcaggggctggtgtCGGCAGAGGCCGGGactgccccaggggctggttcCAGCCCCCAGAGAAAGTCCCCCTGGCTGGGCACAGAGGGGCGCTAGGGAAGGGCTCTTCCCGCACACACCCCGCTGGGGAGCAGCTGGTTAGCTCCCAGATCACAATGGATGCGGCAGCAGCAAGGTCGTCTGAGTCCCAACCAGGAAGTTTAAAGGAGCAGACAGAGTGTTATTAGCTGTCCCCGCTCCCTTAGCAATGCTCAGAGCCCTCTGGTGGTCACAGCTCCAGCTAATGAACCCGCCGACCCACGCACAACCACATTCACACTTTGAGGACAGAACAGCAGCACAGGAAGCAACAGATTTAGCTCCTTTGTTGTTCCAGGGCAGGCTGGAGCCAGGCGAATGCTCAGTGACATCTGCTGTAGCTGCTGCCTTTGCTCTGCCCCTACTACCTCCATACTCTGCTTCCTGCAAGACAAAGCTGACGAGGGAGCAAGAGGGGGAAATCGGAGGGGAGGATGGGCAGAAATTGTTCAGGAGCCAACATATGAAAGGAGAGTAAGGAGGCGGGGCAGGCAGATGGAGAAAATCGAGGACAGGGTGCAGGAGCTGGGGTTCAGAAAGGGGAAATATTGTGCCAGACCATGTCAGAGGGGAAACCCCAATAGGGAAGGGGTGAGCTATCAGTAGTGGTTGCCAAACAGGGTGTAGATTGCTGACAGAGGGGCTTGTGCTGTTTGCTGTATGGTCCGTCTCAGCACCCCCTCCCTGGTGCAGTGTAGCCTAGTGCctagatcagggattctcaaattgggggttgggaccccctcagggggtcacgaggttattacatggagaggtcctgagctgtcagcctctaccccaaacctgctttgccttcagcatttataatggtgttaaatatataaaaaagcatttttaatttataatgggggTCAcgctcagaggtttgctatgtgaaaggggtcaccaggacaaaagtttgagaaccactggcctacatACAGCAGCTCTTTCTCTATCTGAAATGATGTAGCAAGCTACCAATGAGACCTGGTTcattgaaatctctctctctttcactctcacacacatcctgttttgtatttaaaataattccttgTCAGTTTACATGGttcacagatttgtctcctctgCTGTTCTGATTTGCCTCACTGTCAAATGTACCatcacacattttaattacttatttaaatacaatttttattaCTCATTGTTTTTAGCACTCTGGCATTTGCCTCAGTTAGCATTGTGCTGCTGGATGTTGTGTACTCACATTGTATTACATTTCCCGTGTGGTGGTGTGATtttgtaacttattttttttataaatttacgTTTTTTTCCTATCCCACAAATTTCTTTTGATCATATAACTTCAAGCCCAGCTTCAACTCCTGCAAATGGATTTGCTACCGCTAAAAGCTACTGACACCTGGGCATTCTCTTTTGCTGCCCCATCACAATTTGCTGCCTGTGCATTTCCCATACCCAGCCCAGAGATAGCAGATTCTGATGGCTGGGGGCAATCTCATCATGATTTGTTACCTCCTTTCTTCATTCTCTATCTTTCTCCATGCTCTAGCTCAGTGGTATCAAGTTGTGATGGGTGCTACAACTTGCTACCTCTCACCTTTCCCCTTCATCTGAACCAAGAGTAGTGAGTTGTGATGAATGGGGCACTCCTGTCACCACTTGCTACCATTGTGAAATCtctatttttcatttgaaaaagaagAAAGGTATTTTTGTAACTGGGAAAAGCATTCTAAAGAGTTAAACCTCAGGCCTATTGCATGTAAAATCTTAATGAAGGTGTTATTTCTTTATTAGTCTCTGTGgtgaagtggggattttcccttgttatgttgtatgtatgtgtgcctcagtttccctgtgtattgcaccaGTCAttaggtggtgggaataagggtgtgtgacttCTGTGGGGGTTgcaccagctgcctgcacagaTGCTATGGCTGCcccttcataacctgagacccaggaggggaaaTGCAACCAGGTGACTCTTGGCCCCTGAAGTGAGATAAAGGCTGAAGGAGGAGCAATAGGTAGGGcgggggccaggcagctggaagggAGTCAGTCTTGGATGGCTTGTGGCTCagggggagggctagagccctggctctgggctcccctccccccaagatggacttggctgaaagtcatagaatcataagattggaagggacctcagaaggttatctagtccaatcccctgctcaaagcaggaccaatacccaaacagatttttactccagttctctaaatggccccctcaaggatggaactcacaaccctgggttgagcaggttaatgctcaaaccactgagctatccctccccacccagtcactgatttctgtgctaacaaagttctgttctatgctgtgttcctgtcaactaataaaccttctgctcTACCAGCTGGCAGAGAGTTACATCTGACTGTGgacagggctggcgctaccatttaggcagcctaggcaattgcctacggcaccagaatttttggtgggcggcattttggcagagtgGGCAGccggtggctctggtggagctgccacagtcgtgcctgcggagggtccactggtccgcagctccggtggagctgccgcagtcatgcctgcggacgctcggctgctcgcgcggctccggtggaccgcctgcaggcatgactgcgacagctccaccagagccgcggaccaccggaccctccgcaggcaccactgcggcagctccaccagagccgcggcaCCAGTGCGCtgggcggcgaaattgctgtcTGCCTAGGGcgttcaaacccctagcgccggtcctgactgTGCAGTTGGGgtgtgcagggccctctggcttccccaggagccctgccccagCGGACTCACTGCAGGAAACacacagtgtggaaggggatgctgaatgctctgaggtcagatcCAGGGAGGTCAAAGCtatgtaagcttcttgccctggagataCTATGCTCACAGAGAGTAGACatgctccccagagtcctgactggcttcgtatggagtagttccaTTTCATCGCCCGGGTGACTCTGTGACAGTCTCTTtccattaaaagcagcagagaatcctgtggcaccttatagactaacagacattttggatcatgagctttcgtggctgaatacccacttcgtcagatgatctgacaaagtgggtattcacccacgaaagctcatgatccaaaacgtctgttagtctataaggtgccacaggattctctgctgcttttacagatcagactaacacggctatcctcTGATACTCTCTTCCATTGTAGATCAGTCCATGGATTCTTTGTTAATGCCAGAACATTGAAACTAGTGTAAAGTATTGAAAACTGTATCTGAGGCCTGCGTCCACACtaggccattaaatcgattttaacacgcgTTAAATGCGATTAACGCGTACCGTCCACACTAGCAGTGCTCTTTAATCGATTTaagggttctttaaatcgatttctgtactcctacaaaagcagaaggagtaatgctaaaatcaatAGTATCTTCGGAATActgtagtgtggatggaaatcgacattattggcctccggaagtatccacagtgcaccactgaccactctggagcagcatctgaactcggatgcagtgggcaggtaaatcaggaaaagcctcgcgaattttttaaattatatttcctgtttgccgcGGGGCAGCAGAGGGCATGGAGCCTGATCagcgggtggcgatgcagtcccaaatccaaaaaagagctccagcatggacctacgggagatagtggatctgatcgctgtatggggaggacaatctgttctatcagaagctCCGTTACGGAAGACAAAAttcaaagcgtttgaaaaaaatctccaggaatacacagtgctgcgtgacaagcgtaacggaagccagagacaatggacgctaatggagggagggggtactgaggactccagctatcccacagtccacagatTCCGAAAACTAtttgccattcttggctgagctcccagtgcctgtaggttcaaacacattgtccggcgtggttcagggaatagctctccagtttcctccccccccccatgtgaaagaaaggggaagaatcatttcttgacttctttcagtgtcaccctatgtctactgaatgctgctggtagatgcctatgctgcagcagtgaagcacagtattcactcctctcccctctccggtggcagatggtgcagtaggactgggtAACAGTCCTTATGAACCTGAGCGCCCATGCTTGATAACTGTTCatatctaacatgttggcctgagatgaggccagcccgggggggcgcctggctaaaaacagaacagagtgattcctggtcactcccagtagatgttacagaacggctgtaaccgtcttcatcataacaactggggctgagctttaATCAGtcccctcctttcatgtgtaaagaaaagattctgtaagCCTGGACTATATAGGCAGTGGGAAAGCtgggctcctcttccccacacgcgcttaatgtcctgcctggactatcatagcaccggggaggctgcctccccctcattttagtCCACTAaaactcctgcattctttattacttcatgacacaaatgggtgggacactgccacggtagcccaggaaggttgggggaaggagggaagcaacgggtggggtgttgcaggggcaccccctgtgaatactgacatggagcagctgtgctctctgatacactggtcctctagtacacttgccccatattctaggcagtactgactctattttagaaaccataaaggagggattgactcagggagtcattcccagttttgcttttgcgcccagCCAGCcgaatctcagccaggggcaacTCATGATAGCAagtagacagtacaaagggggaagagataaccatcatctcattgccagtttactccagcagtaatGGTACggagaacaactgataaccatctctgctatcatgcaaaagcaaacaaatgctgctgtgtgtgctggagtatcgcctctgtccgcggcatccagtacacatatggtgactgtaaaataaaaaaagctgagcgggctccatggttgccgtgctatgtgGCGTCCtggccagggcaatccagggaaaagggcgcgaaaggattgtctgctgttgttttcccggaggaaggaatgactgacgacagttacccagaaccacctgcgacaatgattcaacccagaattccaaggggcaggggagactgcgggaactatgggatagctatggaatagctacccacaatgcaacactccagaaatcgacactagcctcggaccatggacgcacaccaccgaattactgtgcctagtgtggccgcgtgaaatcgaatgtataatatattttataaaaatggtttaatgtaattcggaattattctatagtgtagacgtagcctgaaaTATTTATGTATACCTCTTAAACACAAGCTATTAGGCAGAAAAATATACCATTGTTTTTCCACTATCGCCCCTGTTACACACTGAACAAGTTTTCAATACAAAATTAAGCACACCCAGCATGTTTCCTTCTGATCACATTTCAGAGTCATTTTCTCAGGCCTTTTCCCCACTGCTTAAACTGAGGTTCCTTATCCTCACTATGTTCTTTCCTCAGAATAACTCCTGCTCCAATAGGCTATGCTTTGGCCAAAAGTAAATTGTCATTCTTcggaattaaaaatgaaaagagaaacaacTAACGAAATAATACCCACAGACACAGGAAAAgctagtaaaaaaaatttaaggtACAAGAGAAAACACAACCTTTCCACGGAGAACAGGAGTACCTatggcacttagagactaacaaatttatttgagaataagctttcatgggctacagcccacttcatcagatgcatgcagtggaaaatacagtaggaatatatatatgtacacacacagagaacatgaaacaatgggtgttaccatacacactgtgacaagagtgatcagttaaggtgagctattaccagtaggagagaaaaaaacGTTTATCCTatcccgcccccccaccccccactgttcCTCACCTTCTAGTCAACtactgcaaatggaccattttcattaccactacaaaaagtttctctctctcttgctggtaatagctcaccttaactgatcactctagTCACAGTGTGtacggtaacacccattgtttcatgttctctgtgtgtgtacatatatatcttcctactgtattttccactgcatgcatccaatga
Proteins encoded in this window:
- the LOC116837181 gene encoding uncharacterized protein LOC116837181 — translated: MLIGCRITPMFCSRLSHVLQRQGRKMTAVKLVTFEEVAVYFSKEEWALLDSSQRALYRDVMRENYETVTLLAGFLIFKPDIISWLDQGEETWLPDLHGYKEREISRNTHTAGERMVSENKEGNPQQEGPEHVGPGEMISGRSEGDVSQCAEQGEARESQCNPERQQRNYARENQCKSTHKSRVVKKIKETVQKRIPSGDRPHVCSFCGKSFYWRSAFISHQRTHTGNRPYKCNECGRSFSQSSTLTIHQRIHTGERPYRCNECGKSFSRHGNLLAHQRIHTGERPYRCNECGKSFSQNAYLLSHQRTHMKEKPYVCNECGKSFSHSSQLLLHQRIHTGERPYICNECGKSFSLSSHLLSHQRTHMGERPYRCNECGKSFSRRGNLLLHQRTHTGERPFKCPTCGESFVQVLKLIRHQRIHTGEKPYKCNECGKNFRDKSHFNKHQRVHTGEKPFKCPECGKSFGSSSDLIIHQRIHTGEKPYKCIECARSFRRSSDLTRHQRKHTGEKPYKCLNCGKSFSDSSALTKHRRIHRGERPYRCKECGESFRHISNLLLHHRTHTGERPYNCPDCGKSFSRSSNVITHQRIHTGEKPFKCPECGKNFSTRSALTAHQRIHSRMRPVSMS